In one Oncorhynchus nerka isolate Pitt River linkage group LG7, Oner_Uvic_2.0, whole genome shotgun sequence genomic region, the following are encoded:
- the LOC115131577 gene encoding transmembrane protein 65-like, which produces MFKLCLQRTLGYTVSARAVLESVTAGKVLKVSHVQSCWMGTLGLNEQREHLNSPKRAKEFIYSLHPKERTCLLKELQSFESIAIAQETQETSPLTQAQIRYVLLHNAIPFIGFGFLDNAIMIAAGTQIELSIGVTFGLSTMAAAALGNLVSDLAGLGLAGYVEILASRLGMQVPDLTPKQADMWQTRVSSHMGKGIGVTIGCILGMFPLLFLGDEDEHKKK; this is translated from the exons ATGTTCAAGCTTTGTCTTCAGAGAACTCTAGGATACACAGTCTCAGCAAGAGCAGTGCTGGAAAGTGTCACTGCCGGAAAGGTTTTGAAGGTGTCCCACGTGCAAAGCTGTTGGATGGGAACGCTCGGACTCAACGAGCAGCGGGAGCACCTGAACTCTCCAAAAAGAGCAAAAGAATTCATCTACAGCCTTCACCCCAAAGAAAGAACATGTTTACTCAAAGAACTGCAGAGCTTTGAGTCCATAGCTATAGCACAAG AGACGCAAGAGACTTCACCGCTTACTCAAGCTCAGATCCGATACG TGCTCCTACACAATGCAATCCCCTTCATTGGTTTTGGCTTCCTGGACAATGCCATCATGATTGCGGCA GGAACCCAGATTGAgttgtctataggggtcaccTTTGGACTATCGACCATGGCAG CTGCAGCTCTTGGGAATCTGGTTTCAGACCTGGCTGGCCTTGG TCTTGCAGGATACGTGGAAATCCTAGCTTCCAGGCTAGGAATGCAGGTTCCTGACTTGACCCCCAAGCAGGCAGACATGTGGCAGACCAGGGTTAGCTCGCACATG GGAAAAGGCATTGGAGTCACAATCGGATGCATTCTCGGAATGTTCCCCCTGCTATTCCTAGGGGATGAAGATGAGCACAAGAAAAAATAA
- the LOC115131578 gene encoding E3 ubiquitin-protein ligase RNF139-like encodes MASANVRIGQQALTVLDVALRVPCIFIIDAIFNSYYDPGSGWAGTAGKILIRVMGITVSSVVLVLSQKALFKVYTLFFAVLLGVAAVLINYYATSHIDFYSAYYKAALGFRLLPRNGPTLWLGMAVVQLLFGMGYVVLLNLQSVFAALMVLDIMIPLLGLIIELPVDVRQLVAVASGLALALNTAVCLALKLKWFYYSCRYVYLLVRHMYRIYGLQLLVEDTWKRIRFPDVLRVFWLTRMTVQAIILVYVVKVVRHESGDHSYLTWDVFWDLFSNLIISGCDSMLTVLGMSAVISSIAHYLGLSILAFIGSTEEEDKRLGFVAPVLFFILALQTGLSGLDPEERLVRLSRNMCLLLTAILHFIHGMTDPVLMSLSASHVSSFRRHFPVLLVSLCLFVLPVVLSYALWHHYALNTWLFAVTAFCVELCLKVVVSLTVYGLFMVDGYYNVLWEKLDDYVYYVRSMGSIIEFVFGVIMFGNGAYTMMFEAGSKIRACMMCLHAYFNIYLQAKNGWKTFINRRTAVKKINSLPEVKGDQLRDIEDVCAICYQEFATSARITPCQHYFHALCLRKWLYIQDTCPMCHQKVYIEEEVRDKAPFSNNNGYVAPGGDLGQFAAPGGAEDEAAAGGAEPENELLEDNDSIEYDEDEWGTQNRETPIEEDYINDDTDSNGD; translated from the coding sequence GTATCACGGTCTCCAGTGTGGTCCTGGTGTTATCACAGAAGGCCCTATTCAAGGTCTACACACTATTCTTCGCTGTGCTCCTGGGAGTGGCGGCCGTTCTTATCAACTACTACGCCACATCTCACATAGACTTCTACAGCGCCTACTACAAAGCAGCGCTGGGCTTCAGACTCCTCCCACGAAATGGGCCCACCCTATGGCTGGGCATGGCTGTGGTGCAACTCCTTTTTGGCATGGGCTATGTGGTGCTGCTAAACCTTCAGTCTGTGTTTGCTGCTCTTATGGTCCTGGATATCATGATTCCACTGTTGGGGCTCATAATCGAGCTTCCCGTGGACGTACGGCAACTGGTAGCGGTGGCCTCTGGCCTGGCACTGGCTCTGAACACAGCTGTGTGCCTGGCCCTTAAGCTCAAGTGGTTCTACTACTCCTGCCGCTATGTCTACCTGCTGGTGCGTCACATGTACCGCATCTACGGGCTGCAACTTCTGGTGGAGGACACCTGGAAGAGGATCCGCTTCCCGGACGTGCTGCGTGTCTTCTGGCTCACACGCATGACAGTGCAGGCCATCATCCTAGTCTACGTGGTCAAGGTGGTGCGGCACGAGAGCGGCGACCACAGCTACCTGACGTGGGACGTTTTCTGGGACCTGTTCAGCAACCTCATCATCAGCGGCTGTGACTCTATGCTGACAGTGTTGGGCATGAGCGCCGTCATCTCCTCCATCGCACACTACCTGGGGCTTAGCATCCTAGCATTCATCGGCTCCACCGAGGAGGAGGACAAGCGGCTGGGCTTCGTGGCACCCGTTCTCTTCTTCATCCTGGCCCTGCAAACGGGCCTGAGTGGTCTGGACCCAGAGGAACGGCTGGTACGGCTCAGCCGCAACATGTGCCTTCTGCTGACTGCCATCCTGCACTTCATCCATGGCATGACGGACCCCGTGCTCATGTCGCTGAGTGCCTCGCACGTCTCCTCCTTCCGCCGCCACTTTCCGGTTCTGCTGGTGTCGCTCTGTCTCTTTGTGCTGCCTGTTGTGCTCAGCTATGCCCTGTGGCACCACTATGCCCTCAACACCTGGCTGTTCGCCGTCACTGCCTTCTGCGTGGAGCTCTGCCTCAAGGTGGTGGTGTCGCTGACGGTCTACGGCCTCTTTATGGTGGATGGCTACTACAAcgtgttgtgggagaagctggaCGACTATGTCTACTACGTGCGCTCCATGGGCAGCATCATCGAGTTTGTCTTTGGCGTCATCATGTTTGGCAACGGTGCCTACACCATGATGTTTGAGGCGGGCAGCAAGATCCGCGCCTGCATGATGTGCCTCCACGCCTACTTCAACATCTACCTGCAGGCTAAGAACGGCTGGAAGACCTTCATCAACCGGCGTACGGCCGTCAAGAAGATAAACTCTCTGCCGGAGGTGAAGGGCGACCAGCTGCGTGACATTGAGGACGTCTGCGCTATATGCTACCAGGAGTTTGCCACGTCTGCGCGCATCACCCCATGCCAACACTACTTCCACGCACTCTGCCTCCGTAAGTGGCTCTACATCCAGGACACATGTCCCATGTGCCACCAGAAGGTGTATATTGAGGAGGAGGTCCGGGACAAGGCACCCTTCTCCAACAACAACGGCTACGTGGCGCCAGGCGGGGATCTAGGCCAGTTTGCAGCACCCGGCGGGGCAGAGGACGAAGCAGCCGCAGGTGGGGCTGAGCCTGAGAATGAACTACTGGAGGATAATGACAGTATTGAGTATGACGAGGATGAGTGGGGGACACAGAACAGGGAAACGCCTATAGAGGAAGACTATATTAATGATGACACAGACTCTAATGGGGACTGA